In Streptomyces qaidamensis, one DNA window encodes the following:
- a CDS encoding trypsin-like peptidase domain-containing protein, which produces MNSAEWHARIELRGRVAGAGFLVTPSTVLTCAHVVGDGEDLAVTFTERPGTPAVSARVVAHGGWAGGVTDPGDLAVLELDREVPVAPAALAPADAAHGTTDRKLVVYGFPRGFDEGTLTECRVTAAQLIRREWLQLEAWHQGGQPLAPGFSGAAVTLADTGEVVGMVTADAGSGEVRTGRMMPTQVMARYWPGLQGLVPASGHATADRARLRALVERAARAGVDCDPVRLYRAAADPFDPPPPEEGFGSLWSAALFVLCELDGPGAARTVARFADRLQDLLHAPAVEPSAPDWSPILVELGHSGAGDGLVRVEVSAYSEGRRHPVDSGTVERHRLRAYVQEGIEAAFRHLTPGADELVAFALPRDWLDWPVDRWESAPDDDTPLGCVSPLVVTDHARRKASTRHVLTRTWKRLDSWPGARMHRVECGVPEEPGRLRLRLRQRDACLAGFGTAPAAARTRPHFDTSLAAPAPVIVWSRGGCGSGQEECAGADGCTGKAFLDALDTHVMAVPPAELPRQVLALREEALAEVDHWARGIQLLWDDPRVFADPHAVAAAHARSPVA; this is translated from the coding sequence ATGAACAGCGCCGAGTGGCACGCCCGGATCGAGTTACGGGGCCGGGTGGCCGGAGCGGGTTTCCTCGTCACCCCGAGCACGGTACTGACCTGTGCTCATGTCGTGGGCGACGGCGAGGACCTGGCGGTGACCTTCACCGAGCGGCCCGGCACCCCGGCCGTGTCCGCCCGGGTCGTCGCGCACGGCGGCTGGGCCGGTGGTGTCACCGACCCCGGTGACCTGGCCGTGCTGGAGCTCGACCGGGAGGTGCCGGTCGCCCCGGCCGCACTGGCCCCGGCCGACGCGGCACACGGCACGACGGACCGCAAGCTCGTCGTCTACGGCTTCCCGCGCGGCTTCGACGAGGGCACCCTCACCGAATGCCGTGTCACGGCGGCGCAGTTGATCCGACGGGAGTGGCTCCAGCTGGAGGCCTGGCACCAGGGCGGCCAGCCCCTGGCCCCCGGCTTCAGCGGGGCCGCCGTCACCCTGGCCGACACCGGCGAGGTCGTCGGCATGGTCACGGCGGACGCCGGCAGCGGCGAGGTGCGCACCGGCCGGATGATGCCCACCCAGGTCATGGCCCGCTACTGGCCGGGCCTGCAAGGCTTGGTCCCGGCCTCCGGCCACGCCACCGCCGACCGCGCCCGGCTGCGCGCCCTGGTCGAGAGGGCGGCCCGCGCGGGCGTCGACTGCGACCCGGTGCGGCTGTACCGGGCGGCGGCCGACCCGTTCGACCCTCCGCCGCCCGAGGAGGGGTTCGGCTCGCTGTGGTCGGCGGCCCTGTTCGTGCTGTGCGAACTCGACGGCCCGGGCGCCGCACGGACCGTCGCCCGGTTCGCCGACCGGCTCCAGGACCTGCTGCACGCCCCGGCCGTGGAGCCGTCGGCTCCGGACTGGTCGCCGATCCTCGTCGAGCTCGGGCACAGCGGAGCGGGCGACGGCCTGGTCCGGGTCGAGGTGTCCGCGTACAGCGAGGGGCGGCGCCACCCGGTCGACTCCGGCACGGTCGAGCGGCACCGGCTGCGCGCGTACGTGCAGGAGGGGATCGAGGCGGCCTTCCGCCATCTGACGCCCGGCGCGGACGAGCTGGTCGCTTTCGCGCTGCCCCGGGACTGGCTGGACTGGCCGGTCGACCGCTGGGAGAGCGCCCCGGACGACGACACGCCGCTCGGCTGCGTCTCCCCGCTGGTCGTCACCGACCACGCCCGCCGCAAGGCCAGCACCCGGCACGTGCTGACCCGGACGTGGAAGCGCCTCGACTCCTGGCCGGGCGCGCGGATGCACCGGGTGGAGTGCGGCGTGCCGGAGGAGCCCGGGCGGCTGCGGTTGCGGCTGCGGCAGCGCGACGCCTGCCTCGCCGGGTTCGGCACCGCCCCGGCCGCCGCCCGCACCCGGCCCCACTTCGACACCTCGCTCGCCGCGCCCGCCCCGGTGATCGTGTGGTCGCGGGGCGGCTGCGGCTCCGGGCAGGAGGAGTGCGCCGGGGCGGACGGCTGCACCGGCAAGGCGTTCCTCGACGCGCTCGACACCCACGTCATGGCCGTACCGCCCGCCGAACTCCCGCGCCAGGTCCTCGCCCTGCGCGAGGAGGCGCTCGCGGAGGTGGACCACTGGGCCCGCGGCATCCAGCTGCTCTGGGACGACCCGCGGGTCTTCGCCGACCCGCACGCCGTCGCCGCCGCGCACGCGAGGTCGCCGGTGGCCTGA
- a CDS encoding AAA family ATPase — MPHWSVYTGRDEPHDGIDDLPAPPPWRAFDGGPALPPPHDGDDATAVSPDRVHRAKSYVATEESVRLVNAALCLRRPLLVTGPPGTGKSSLAYAVARELRLGPVLRWNITSRSSLADGLYQYDPLSRLYAAREAREERGGVEDHLRLGPLGTALLPYDRPRTLLVDEIDKSDLDLPNDLLNVLEEGQYEIPELVRAARHSGDGAAEVLADGTDTPVTVRRGRVRCRAFPFVVLTSNGEREFPPAFLRRCVRLKLRRPGRDQLTHIVRAHLDTPSGDADRLITRFLERASGGELATDQLLNALYLTGVAGLDAESRDDLAEQLMPYLSAAADGDGF; from the coding sequence ATGCCGCACTGGTCCGTCTACACCGGCCGCGACGAGCCGCACGACGGCATCGACGACCTGCCCGCCCCGCCGCCCTGGCGTGCCTTCGACGGCGGGCCCGCCCTGCCGCCGCCGCACGACGGCGACGACGCGACGGCTGTCTCCCCCGACCGTGTGCACCGGGCGAAGTCGTACGTCGCCACCGAGGAGAGCGTCCGGCTCGTCAACGCCGCGCTCTGCCTGCGCCGCCCCCTGCTCGTCACCGGCCCGCCCGGCACCGGCAAGTCGTCCCTCGCCTACGCGGTGGCGCGCGAGCTGCGGCTCGGCCCGGTGCTGCGCTGGAACATCACCAGCCGCAGCTCGCTGGCCGACGGCCTCTACCAGTACGACCCGCTGTCCCGGCTGTACGCGGCCCGGGAGGCACGGGAGGAACGGGGCGGTGTCGAGGACCACCTGCGCCTCGGCCCGCTCGGCACGGCCCTGCTCCCCTACGACCGGCCCCGCACCCTGCTCGTCGACGAGATCGACAAGAGCGACCTCGACCTGCCGAACGACCTGCTGAACGTCCTGGAGGAGGGCCAGTACGAGATCCCCGAACTGGTGCGTGCCGCCCGGCACTCCGGCGACGGCGCGGCGGAGGTGCTCGCCGACGGCACGGACACGCCGGTGACCGTCCGCCGCGGCCGGGTCCGCTGCCGGGCGTTTCCGTTCGTCGTGCTGACCAGCAACGGGGAGCGCGAGTTCCCGCCCGCCTTCCTGCGCCGCTGCGTCCGGCTGAAACTGCGCCGCCCCGGCCGGGACCAGCTCACCCATATCGTGCGGGCCCATCTGGACACGCCGAGCGGGGACGCGGACCGTCTGATCACCCGCTTCCTTGAGCGGGCCTCCGGCGGCGAACTGGCCACCGACCAGCTGCTGAACGCCCTCTACCTCACGGGAGTGGCGGGCCTGGACGCCGAGTCCCGCGACGACCTCGCCGAGCAGCTGATGCCGTACCTCAGCGCGGCGGCCGACGGCGATGGCTTCTGA
- a CDS encoding SAV_2336 N-terminal domain-related protein → MASDGGPGPSPVARLQAALSAAGAAPTPREIAELLWLAGQLEAPSGEPRTGRPNAPEAPVTQGAAPGPDEPAPAAPASPQTAEPPAPAGPGRVPLRLPAPRSPDRAGHHSGGGSALLAPAPPMLPHPLALQRALRPLQRKVPSPHLRLLDERATADRIARLGAHPDVWFPVLRPAPDRWLRLNLVHDTGPTMPVWRPLVSELHTALAQSGIFRTVTLHPATPDGRARQVPVLDDGRTATLLVSDCMGPQWRPGEAGERWYRTLRQWARRMPLAVVQPLPEHLWPTTALPAEPGLLTSPSTAAPSAALAFTPYDGSPQPGRALPLPVLEPGAPWLAHWAALLADPGGARTPGAVAWLPPAPAPPAEPAPDITTASPEDLVLRFRATASPEAFRLAGHLALAVPSVPVMRLVQRTLERDPRPQHLAEVILSGMLTSAPGPPGSYAFRPGVRELLLRSLPRTARGRTREFLERVGGLIDERAGLAAGEFRAETDGGKGDAGPAFATVSEETVRRLGGETPFAGRYRLTGRRGGEGRVSRAVDVRTDRQVIVRRYREQPAPQERFLSEARALAGVDDPHVVKVLDFGVEGDVPYLVTEFVDGLTVSEVLSGITFPAFARLVCQGMAGLEALHAHGLVRGERGPAGLLLRPDGTVLLSRIALGEESRNKAPEADVAEFRWLLKQLAAGTQVPAEHRELLELIDRHELPEAAAYAARLPAQWPPPRSFTLLGPLRISAGTQPVEPPSPEARALLCMLLLRHGRRVPHSELAGGLWEEPLPESEAAHRLDALAAEVRRVLPDGGLVAFSDSYALHVPDVYVDVLHCERLLAGDTGDPRRALGLWYGDPLDGVPGPAAAATRERLRTLKAVLRSRPEAAAPTILFEADDLTGHPEARITLEYAVHEMLSRGALAPHQFDVRVRGGGYDVHTEPGTYLLPVLAAVLRGLPEVLTGLADPPPLTVTFWDRPAPPPEPPRVPADIQVIVSPDLYEQFAASSAAQGPQRFQPLFQDGATDTPPVAWYCPLAPATTPEPGARDLVQGPFITRDLRRLGIPVPGRTAVVHTRPDGPLTLLNPARPHGDRPPGLVTYYEVDLTTHQSRHRVSLPSSGKGAFAAAVELAWHVEDPVAFVRAETGRVSDVLLGHLLEAAARVTRRHPLRRAGAAERAVNAGLGHWPVPGLSVTASVQLGPEGTALPVPQGAAPAQRPLPQLLGAAETVLVGFDGPMARLFSAGTAREAVLGLLALVDEHRAPRHALPGAVRETFAHPLDVLRAFARDPLGPLLRERLDEIELRAVPHAPATHNSAPLVRTLHASGRRVCVITDVCAEAVPRYLRPYGSLPLAGVHGRAEDLALLTPDPDCMLRALDACDGSASTGLVIGSTVAELAAAQRAGLRFVGLARNATTERRLREAGCETTVTSLAPLLEAAHSL, encoded by the coding sequence ATGGCTTCTGACGGCGGACCCGGGCCGTCCCCGGTCGCCCGGCTGCAGGCGGCCCTGTCGGCGGCGGGCGCCGCGCCGACCCCGCGGGAGATCGCTGAACTGCTGTGGCTGGCCGGACAGTTGGAAGCGCCGTCCGGCGAGCCCCGGACAGGCCGGCCGAACGCTCCCGAGGCTCCCGTCACGCAGGGAGCGGCTCCCGGCCCGGACGAGCCGGCACCCGCCGCCCCCGCATCACCGCAGACCGCCGAGCCCCCCGCCCCGGCCGGCCCGGGCCGCGTCCCGCTCCGCCTCCCCGCCCCGCGCTCCCCGGACCGCGCCGGCCACCACTCCGGCGGCGGATCGGCGCTCCTCGCGCCCGCGCCCCCGATGCTGCCCCACCCCCTCGCGCTCCAGCGCGCCCTGCGCCCGCTCCAGCGCAAGGTGCCCTCCCCGCATCTGCGCCTGCTCGACGAACGGGCGACGGCCGACCGGATCGCGCGGCTCGGCGCCCACCCGGACGTGTGGTTCCCCGTGCTGCGGCCGGCGCCCGACCGCTGGCTGCGCCTGAACCTCGTGCACGACACCGGCCCCACCATGCCGGTCTGGCGCCCCCTGGTGAGCGAACTGCACACGGCGCTCGCCCAGTCGGGCATCTTCCGCACGGTCACCCTGCACCCCGCGACGCCCGACGGCCGGGCCCGCCAGGTCCCCGTCCTCGACGACGGCCGCACGGCCACCCTCCTCGTCAGTGACTGCATGGGCCCGCAGTGGCGCCCGGGCGAGGCGGGCGAGCGCTGGTACCGCACGCTGCGGCAGTGGGCCCGTCGCATGCCGCTCGCCGTGGTCCAGCCCCTCCCCGAACACCTGTGGCCCACAACGGCGTTGCCCGCCGAGCCGGGTCTGCTGACGTCCCCGTCCACCGCGGCCCCCTCGGCGGCCCTCGCGTTCACCCCGTACGACGGGTCACCGCAGCCGGGCCGGGCCCTGCCGCTGCCGGTCCTGGAACCGGGCGCCCCCTGGCTCGCCCACTGGGCGGCCCTGCTCGCCGACCCGGGCGGCGCCCGGACACCGGGCGCGGTGGCCTGGCTGCCGCCGGCACCCGCACCGCCCGCCGAGCCCGCCCCCGACATCACCACCGCCTCCCCCGAAGACCTGGTCCTGCGCTTTCGCGCGACCGCGTCCCCGGAGGCCTTCCGCCTCGCCGGGCATCTCGCGCTGGCGGTCCCCTCGGTGCCGGTGATGCGCCTCGTCCAGCGCACTCTGGAGCGCGACCCGCGCCCCCAGCACCTGGCCGAGGTCATCCTCAGCGGCATGCTCACCTCCGCGCCCGGCCCGCCCGGCTCCTACGCGTTCCGGCCCGGCGTACGGGAGTTGCTGCTGCGCTCCCTGCCCCGCACGGCCCGCGGCCGGACCCGGGAGTTCCTCGAACGGGTCGGGGGGCTGATCGACGAGCGGGCGGGGCTCGCGGCCGGGGAGTTCCGGGCCGAGACGGACGGCGGGAAGGGTGATGCGGGTCCGGCGTTCGCGACGGTCAGCGAGGAGACCGTGCGGCGCCTCGGCGGGGAGACGCCGTTCGCGGGACGGTACCGGCTGACCGGGCGGCGCGGCGGGGAAGGGCGCGTGTCCCGGGCCGTGGACGTCCGCACCGACCGGCAGGTGATCGTGCGCCGGTACCGTGAGCAGCCCGCCCCGCAGGAACGGTTCCTGAGCGAGGCGCGCGCCCTGGCCGGGGTCGACGATCCGCATGTGGTGAAGGTGCTCGACTTCGGAGTGGAAGGCGACGTGCCCTACCTGGTGACGGAGTTCGTGGACGGCCTGACCGTCTCCGAAGTGCTCTCGGGCATCACCTTCCCGGCCTTCGCCCGCCTGGTGTGCCAGGGCATGGCAGGGCTGGAGGCCCTGCACGCGCACGGTCTGGTACGCGGGGAACGCGGGCCGGCCGGCCTGCTGCTGCGCCCCGACGGCACGGTGCTGCTCAGCCGCATCGCCCTGGGTGAGGAGTCCCGGAACAAAGCCCCCGAGGCGGACGTCGCGGAGTTCCGGTGGCTGCTCAAGCAGCTGGCCGCCGGCACCCAGGTGCCCGCCGAGCACCGGGAACTGCTCGAACTGATCGACCGGCACGAGCTGCCGGAAGCCGCCGCGTACGCCGCCCGCCTGCCCGCCCAGTGGCCACCGCCGCGCTCCTTCACCCTGCTCGGTCCCCTGCGCATCAGCGCCGGCACGCAGCCCGTGGAACCGCCCTCCCCCGAGGCCCGGGCGCTGCTGTGCATGCTGCTCCTCCGGCACGGCCGGCGCGTGCCCCACTCCGAACTGGCCGGCGGGCTGTGGGAGGAACCCCTGCCGGAGAGCGAGGCCGCCCACCGCCTCGACGCCCTGGCCGCGGAGGTCCGGCGGGTGCTGCCGGACGGCGGCCTCGTCGCCTTCTCCGACTCGTACGCCCTGCACGTGCCCGACGTGTACGTCGACGTGCTGCACTGCGAGCGGCTCCTCGCGGGCGACACCGGCGACCCCCGTCGCGCCCTCGGCCTCTGGTACGGCGACCCCCTCGACGGCGTCCCGGGACCGGCCGCCGCGGCCACCCGGGAGCGGCTGCGCACCCTCAAGGCGGTGCTGCGGTCGCGGCCGGAGGCCGCCGCCCCCACGATCCTCTTCGAGGCCGACGACCTCACCGGCCACCCCGAGGCCCGCATCACCCTCGAATACGCGGTGCACGAGATGCTCTCCCGCGGCGCGCTCGCCCCCCACCAGTTCGACGTGCGCGTCCGCGGCGGCGGCTACGACGTCCACACCGAGCCCGGTACGTACCTCCTCCCGGTCCTGGCCGCCGTCCTGCGCGGCCTGCCCGAGGTCCTCACCGGGCTCGCCGACCCGCCGCCCTTGACCGTCACGTTCTGGGACCGGCCCGCCCCGCCGCCCGAGCCGCCGCGCGTGCCCGCCGACATCCAGGTGATCGTCTCCCCGGACCTCTACGAGCAGTTCGCGGCCAGCTCGGCCGCCCAGGGCCCCCAGCGCTTCCAGCCACTCTTCCAGGACGGCGCCACGGACACGCCGCCCGTCGCCTGGTACTGCCCGCTGGCCCCGGCCACGACCCCGGAGCCCGGGGCCCGTGACCTGGTGCAGGGCCCCTTCATCACCCGCGACCTGCGCCGGCTCGGCATACCGGTCCCGGGCCGCACGGCCGTCGTCCACACCCGGCCCGACGGTCCGCTGACCCTCCTCAACCCGGCCCGGCCGCACGGCGACCGGCCGCCGGGGCTCGTGACGTACTACGAGGTGGACCTCACCACGCACCAGTCCCGTCACCGGGTCTCCCTGCCCAGTTCGGGCAAGGGCGCCTTCGCCGCCGCGGTCGAGCTGGCCTGGCACGTGGAGGACCCCGTCGCGTTCGTGCGGGCCGAGACCGGCCGGGTGTCCGACGTACTGCTCGGCCACCTGCTGGAGGCGGCGGCCCGCGTCACCCGGAGGCACCCGCTGCGCCGGGCGGGTGCCGCCGAGCGCGCGGTGAACGCCGGGCTGGGCCACTGGCCGGTGCCCGGTCTGTCGGTGACCGCGTCGGTGCAGCTCGGCCCGGAGGGCACGGCCCTGCCCGTACCGCAGGGGGCCGCACCCGCGCAGCGCCCGCTGCCGCAGCTCCTCGGTGCGGCCGAGACGGTCCTGGTCGGGTTCGACGGCCCGATGGCCCGCCTGTTCTCGGCGGGCACCGCCCGCGAGGCCGTGCTCGGTCTGCTCGCCCTCGTCGACGAGCACCGCGCGCCGCGGCACGCCCTGCCCGGCGCGGTGCGGGAGACGTTCGCCCATCCGCTGGACGTGCTCCGGGCCTTCGCGCGGGACCCGCTCGGGCCGCTGCTGCGGGAGCGTCTGGACGAGATCGAACTACGGGCGGTGCCGCACGCCCCGGCGACGCACAACTCCGCGCCCCTGGTCCGCACCCTGCACGCCTCCGGCCGCCGCGTCTGCGTGATCACGGACGTCTGCGCCGAGGCCGTCCCCCGCTACCTGCGGCCCTACGGCTCCCTGCCCCTGGCCGGCGTCCACGGGCGCGCCGAGGACCTGGCTCTGCTCACCCCGGACCCGGACTGCATGCTGCGCGCCCTCGACGCCTGCGACGGGTCCGCGTCGACGGGCCTGGTGATCGGTTCCACGGTCGCCGAGCTGGCCGCCGCCCAGCGGGCCGGGCTGCGCTTCGTCGGCCTCGCCCGCAACGCCACCACCGAGCGCCGGCTGCGCGAGGCCGGCTGCGAAACCACGGTGACCTCCCTCGCACCGCTGCTGGAGGCCGCTCACTCCCTGTGA
- a CDS encoding rod shape-determining protein — translation MTASLEQLRRCHFAVDLGAARTRVYVKGAGLVVDQPSAAAVNTRTGALIAVGELAEKMTGRTPHYIRVVRPVSGGTVVDIEMAQRMLRHLLGDKMRRALRRKPILRAAACTPHDADPLAQRAAIETLVGLGARKVELVDTLIAAAVGCGLPVEQPEATMIMVCGAAATQVAVLSLGSIVTAERIPVGGEAVDQAIVQHLRHEHELMLPSQSVRPLQLALSGNGLTPQGPASTEIHGRDVATGLARSVQVDTAAVRDAIQTPLTAILDGIGKVLRACPPDLVADLADRGIMMVGGSALLPGLDQMLRQATGMPVHIAERPDVCAVQGLGAMLEGRIAPLALDPLGS, via the coding sequence ATGACCGCCAGTCTGGAGCAGTTGCGCCGCTGCCACTTCGCCGTCGACCTGGGAGCGGCCCGCACACGCGTCTACGTCAAGGGCGCCGGGCTCGTCGTCGACCAGCCGTCCGCCGCCGCCGTGAACACCCGCACCGGCGCGCTGATTGCGGTCGGTGAGCTGGCAGAGAAGATGACGGGCCGCACCCCGCACTACATCCGGGTGGTCCGGCCGGTCTCCGGCGGCACCGTCGTCGACATCGAGATGGCGCAGCGCATGCTGCGGCATCTGCTCGGTGACAAGATGCGCCGCGCGCTGCGCCGCAAGCCGATCCTGCGCGCCGCGGCCTGTACCCCGCACGACGCCGACCCGCTGGCCCAGCGCGCCGCGATCGAGACGCTGGTCGGTCTCGGGGCCCGCAAGGTGGAGCTGGTCGACACGCTGATCGCCGCCGCCGTCGGCTGCGGGCTGCCCGTGGAGCAGCCCGAGGCCACGATGATCATGGTGTGCGGGGCGGCAGCCACGCAGGTGGCCGTGCTGTCCCTCGGCTCGATCGTCACGGCCGAGCGCATCCCGGTGGGCGGCGAGGCCGTCGACCAGGCGATCGTCCAGCACCTGCGTCACGAGCACGAGCTGATGCTTCCGAGCCAGTCGGTGCGGCCCTTGCAGCTGGCCCTGTCGGGCAACGGCCTCACCCCGCAGGGCCCGGCCTCCACGGAGATTCACGGCCGGGACGTCGCCACGGGCCTGGCCCGGTCCGTCCAGGTCGACACCGCGGCCGTCCGGGACGCCATCCAGACGCCGCTCACCGCGATCCTCGACGGCATCGGCAAGGTGCTGCGGGCCTGCCCGCCCGACCTGGTCGCCGACCTGGCCGACCGGGGGATCATGATGGTCGGCGGCAGCGCCCTGCTGCCGGGCCTGGACCAGATGCTGCGGCAGGCGACCGGCATGCCGGTGCACATCGCAGAGCGCCCGGACGTGTGCGCCGTGCAGGGTCTCGGCGCGATGCTGGAGGGCAGGATCGCGCCGCTGGCGCTGGACCCGCTGGGCAGCTGA
- a CDS encoding anti-sigma factor RsbA family regulatory protein: MTSTVTEPFGPLDPFVHPALFYRDEQDYLDGTLPFVREGLEAGEPVAVAVPGKNLALIRDALGGDAAAVRLLDMREAGRNPGRIIPGVLRAFADAQPAGRRVRIIGEPIWAGRSDAEYPACAQHEALINAAFRGRTATILCPYDVEQLPEHVVADAYATHPTVIHPGSRAEQRSDAYAPEGVVTRYNEPLQPVPEALSFAFDSDSLPHARHVAVGEGARLGLVGVKLDDLALATAELTTNSVVHGGGSGLLRVWAEDGYVVCEVRDQGRLADVLAGRRPVPRDQRGGRGILLVNLIADLVRLHRSDSGTTVRCWFAR; this comes from the coding sequence ATGACCAGCACGGTCACCGAGCCCTTCGGGCCCCTCGACCCCTTCGTCCACCCCGCGCTCTTCTACCGGGACGAGCAGGACTACCTCGACGGCACCCTGCCCTTCGTACGCGAAGGGCTGGAGGCCGGAGAACCCGTGGCAGTCGCCGTACCCGGCAAGAACCTCGCCCTGATCCGGGACGCGCTGGGGGGTGACGCCGCCGCCGTGCGGCTCCTGGACATGCGCGAGGCCGGACGCAACCCCGGGCGGATCATCCCCGGCGTGCTGCGCGCCTTCGCCGACGCCCAGCCGGCCGGCCGCCGGGTGCGCATCATCGGCGAGCCGATCTGGGCCGGCCGCTCCGATGCCGAGTACCCGGCCTGCGCCCAGCACGAGGCGCTCATCAACGCCGCCTTCCGGGGCCGTACGGCGACGATCCTGTGCCCGTACGACGTCGAGCAGCTGCCCGAGCACGTCGTCGCCGACGCCTACGCCACCCACCCCACCGTCATCCACCCCGGTTCCCGGGCGGAACAGCGCAGCGACGCGTACGCCCCCGAGGGTGTCGTCACCCGCTACAACGAGCCGCTGCAGCCCGTGCCGGAGGCGCTGTCGTTCGCCTTCGACTCCGACTCCCTGCCCCACGCCCGGCACGTGGCCGTCGGGGAGGGCGCGCGGCTCGGCCTCGTCGGTGTGAAGCTGGACGACCTGGCCCTGGCCACGGCCGAGCTCACCACCAACAGCGTGGTGCACGGCGGCGGTTCGGGCCTGCTGCGGGTGTGGGCCGAGGACGGGTACGTGGTGTGCGAGGTCCGCGACCAGGGGCGCCTCGCGGACGTCCTGGCCGGACGCCGGCCCGTGCCCCGCGACCAGCGCGGCGGGCGCGGGATCCTGCTGGTCAACCTGATCGCCGATCTGGTGCGGCTGCACCGGAGCGACAGCGGGACGACCGTGCGCTGCTGGTTCGCCCGCTGA
- a CDS encoding STAS domain-containing protein produces MNTRQQLSATGPCDPVPGLAVFPLAGRRGVRAAGEVGLTTRAIWESVLEQAVREDDDVYYLELSGVTFVDVAGAGALAAAAGQLRDGRRFVVRRPPPALRRTLDLLWPGQEGIEVSTS; encoded by the coding sequence TTGAACACTCGGCAGCAGCTGTCGGCGACCGGCCCTTGCGATCCGGTGCCCGGTCTGGCGGTCTTTCCGCTGGCCGGACGGCGGGGCGTCCGGGCGGCCGGTGAGGTCGGCCTGACGACACGTGCGATCTGGGAAAGCGTACTGGAACAGGCTGTCCGCGAGGATGACGACGTGTACTACCTCGAACTGTCCGGCGTGACGTTCGTCGACGTCGCGGGCGCCGGTGCGCTCGCGGCCGCCGCCGGACAGCTCCGCGACGGCCGGCGGTTCGTGGTGCGCCGGCCCCCGCCCGCCCTGCGGCGCACGCTGGACCTGCTGTGGCCCGGCCAGGAAGGAATCGAGGTGTCCACATCATGA
- a CDS encoding ANTAR domain-containing protein produces MTSAASPHLTGGLDTLVIPGRVDADRAELTPRGELVHGCADILMRTLAGLPATVTRVDLDMAGVHFMDTAGLQFLDVLADHGRQRSLTVTTTNWNGQPRRILELAGLDTTDPLAGPDTSGAVSAVAPAAPAPSAVALERAERLHLLEEEVEQLRQAIASRPVIDQARGILMATHGCTSDEAWHILRETSQLSNTKLRDVAAAVTASAEADGPPPSPELSTALKRAVARRRRG; encoded by the coding sequence ATGACCTCAGCGGCATCACCACATCTCACAGGAGGGCTGGACACCCTGGTCATCCCGGGCCGCGTCGACGCGGACCGCGCCGAGCTCACCCCCCGTGGTGAGCTCGTGCACGGCTGCGCGGACATTCTGATGAGAACCCTGGCCGGCCTGCCGGCCACGGTCACCCGGGTCGACCTGGACATGGCGGGCGTGCACTTCATGGACACGGCCGGCCTGCAGTTCCTGGACGTGCTGGCCGACCACGGCCGGCAGCGGTCGCTGACGGTGACGACGACGAACTGGAACGGCCAGCCGCGCCGGATCCTGGAGCTGGCGGGCCTGGACACGACCGATCCGCTGGCCGGTCCGGACACCTCCGGCGCGGTCTCCGCGGTGGCACCCGCCGCCCCGGCCCCCTCGGCGGTCGCCCTGGAACGCGCGGAGCGCCTGCACCTCCTGGAGGAGGAGGTCGAGCAGCTCCGCCAGGCCATCGCCTCCCGTCCCGTCATCGACCAGGCCCGGGGCATCCTCATGGCCACCCACGGCTGCACCTCGGACGAGGCGTGGCACATCCTGCGGGAGACGTCCCAGCTGTCGAACACGAAGCTGCGGGACGTCGCGGCGGCGGTGACCGCGAGCGCGGAAGCGGACGGCCCGCCCCCGTCGCCCGAGCTGTCCACGGCACTGAAGCGGGCCGTCGCGAGGCGCCGCCGGGGCTGA
- a CDS encoding DUF6411 family protein, which produces MIIAVVIAGCVLLAVLAFLVPRLSRHPERGTQRSLGAGARAGGKAPGVLGRLFSKPFHSSSRAVSRSGSAGRRTRGRMPF; this is translated from the coding sequence GTGATCATCGCCGTCGTCATCGCCGGATGTGTCCTCCTGGCCGTGCTGGCCTTCCTCGTCCCCCGCCTCTCGCGCCACCCCGAGCGCGGCACCCAGCGCTCGCTCGGCGCCGGCGCCCGGGCCGGCGGCAAAGCACCCGGAGTGCTGGGCAGGCTCTTCAGCAAGCCCTTCCACTCCAGTTCCCGCGCGGTGAGCCGCAGCGGCTCGGCCGGCCGCCGCACCCGCGGCCGCATGCCCTTCTGA